CTAAATTATAAAATTTGCATTACAGTATAGTTATCAATGGCACAATAGTTTTTGTACTGATTTTTATTTTGGTTTTTTATCACAGTATAGTGATTTAATATGCTTGATAAATTAGAATAGTTAGTCTTTTATGTTTTCATTGTTGTTGGTTTATTTAGTTTATAGTCTATATTGTGCAAAATTTTGTGAATTTTTTCAAGATTTACTAATATCGTAAATGTTTGCCGGACGTGCATCTGGGCCCTGTTAATCCTacccttcttcatcttcaggCTTCATATAGATCTTCAGATATTTGGAGGTTAGGTGGTGGTGATATGTTGAAGTGTCAACATAAAAATCCTAATAATCAAGATGATCTTCAACTGTTGGATCTTCGTATGGTCCCTTTACTTTAGTCTACTGGTTTCTACGGTGTTGCTCGGGTGGCATCTATACAGATTGATTGTAGTCTCATATCAGCTCTTATTGAGAGATGGCAGCCAGAGACTCATACATTTCACTTGCCTATGGGAGATGTCACTATTACTCTACAAGATGTAGGTATTCTTCTAGGGTTTCATGTTGATGGTGATACTGTTATTTCTGATGTCACCCCTGGCGCTGATATGAGTTGGCATTCTTATGTTGCTGAGCTTTTTGGTAAAGATCCTGATCCGAAGAAAGACATGAATGGAACAAGAATTTGGTTGACTTTTATTTCTTCATGTGCTCCCCCACATTTATCGCAAGATGCATCAGCAGATGATATTCGGTTTCAGGTGTTGTGTTATCTTGTTCATCTGGTTGGTGGTGTACTTTTTACAGATCATTCGGAGGTCTCTTCTGTAGCGATTGAGAAATCCGtgacgtgattaagtgaataaagtatatatttatgttgtaattataaaattatgtgaataaagtataattatgtgaattatgtgttattacGTGAAGTGGAAATGTTTAAATGAATATCATATTCCAGTTTGACGTGTCAGTtggtataaagagaatgattgagaAGCGTAGTTGAAAATGCTCAGCGTCAGGCCGTCAGACATGACGCGACCCTTTACGCGAAAAGAGAATATTAATTAAAAAGGGGAATTCTTATGATCGAATGTGTACGATATGAGTCGTGATATGTGAATACGTGCTATTGCTTGAAAATATGCTTGATTATGTGCTTTggttattttaaaatgattttaagggatttatttgatttaaaataaagtttattgaacctttaaatatttttataaaattatccacGTATGGTCAAGACATGatatttgttttgttatcttcaaagtagtcttagagactttctaaaaatgatagatgaaattatttggtgatcggtgtattttaaaatgatacTATCAAGCCATAATTCTATTTTgagcgcaatcttgtaaaatctgtattaaatgaaccgtacgctcaaaaattattttaaaatatggttggaaagctaatttcgaacTCTATATATTAAAATTGATATTCCTTTAATTTCCATCTTTTTGAGAGAGCTATGTAATATTTAAATTCGTTTTTAAGCTTAGGaataaaaagaaaagagaataaaaaaaaaaagaaaacctTGCTAATTACTAAAATACCCCTGCCCCTTTTATATAATCCCACCCTccccctttctttttctttcttcacCCGTGCACTCTCTcttctctcactttctctcactctattttctctctctcactctcgaagcgctctatctctctctttctctcggTACAACCCTCTTCATCTATTAATTTCTAGGGATTTTTCCATAAAACTTCATTTCTAATCCATATATGAGCTTTAAATCTTGTGCATGTGTGTAGGTCCTTGCATGcgtgtatatgtgtgtgtttgtACGTGATGTTGAGCCAAGAACCATAGTTTATATTCTCCTTGCAATTTTCGACTTTGATCTGCTTAATTTGTGATGAATAGTTGTTGCATGTGATAATTGCTGTGATTTGATAGTAGAATCGGAGGTTTTtatggttggaaacccccgaatgggggcaccaccgtgaaaccaccgccaccggtgatgaaatccggtgaaccggtggtgagttatgACGTACGAACTGAACTCTAAATTAACAGACGtgatgaaaggcatatgtcatagcctatttgtttattcgaggatttaactcaactcaaataaggatgtaacaagtaattAGTGGTTCTAttgtcagagagatctctcaaagtaacatatgtcaaaggattaagtaacattgttcgtctacagacttgaggacttaattcactggaagaagctcaagaaattgatcaagcctcagtgatataaatcaagattgtggatttaatcaagtgacagagatctcgtcagggtatcaattgattacagggattttatctgaagaaaatcaagatatgaagaaacatcacagaagttagtcattcatgaaccagacagtacatcgagtgtcaacattgaagtggtgaaatggattaagtgattttcagaagattgtcagaagagtagttgatgttcaagattagtattaattctctaattaattaattaagtcatataatttaattaagaaaataaattatatttgtaaagattaatttattgattaattggattaattgattaattaattctgaattaatattttggtttttcagaattgattttgaatttaaattcaaaactaattcagcaagacaatcttttgttttagtatgacaatcggtatgacaatcaatagtcataccaaaagtcatgccagttcatttagattgtcttgccgaaagtcatgccGGTTCAAtggattgtcctaccgaaagttctaccagttaaaaggattgtcttgctgagctaaaaggattgtcttgccaattaaaaacACAGGATTGAATATAAAGAGCATCAGCTGTTTGTTTTTCAacagagcattgaatatcaaattaacagaagaacacagaaccaagaaaacagcagagaacttattgcaatttcacagatcatttatttctagtattcattgttaaatctaatccactagaaatcctattcttgttcttgtgtaactatctagcggatcaaaattcctagaacttaatctcaaattgcatttaacatttgatcctttttattacaaaaatagaaaaagttcatgtcgaatttattctagatttggaataatttatttgagattaatcccttgtaaatgataccgttgttgtaacacctttcaagtttaataatagttttatttaacttgaattttgtttcacttttttttattcggcattttattcgattaaacggtattgtttgtattcaacccccttctacaaacatattgagacctaacacgTGATTTTCAAAAGTTGCATGTGTTATTTTGTTAAAAACCGAATGGGTTTTGTTTTTGAAAGTAAATAAGTTGATTTTGGTTAAAGAAAAGGAATTATTGATGATTGTTTTAGGAATTGTTCATGGAATAGATTGAATTGTGGGTTATAAGTTTGAATTAGTACATGCATGTTGTAATCTTTTGTATTTTCAAATGATCTTGAATTGGTTTAAGGTTGATAAGTTGATTTGGTTGattgaaaatgatttttagtaTGAATGATAGCATTAGACTAGTTGCATGTGATTTTGGACAGTTTTGTGCTATGTTGGGTTCGAAATTTTGTGAATTAAAAGGAGAAGAATGGTTGTTTTCTTAGGTTGATTATGGTTTAAGTATTTAAAGAATCTTTTGATTTGGTTAGGTGGTTTAATTCGAATTATAGGAATTAAAAAGAAGGATTGAGTTGTTTGATTCTGATATGGTATAAATGGTCGATAAGGCTACAGTATAAAGTTATAGGTATAGTATATCACCTTATGTGTTATGTGAGTATTTTTGTAATTATACTCGTAAGTTTAAAGTAAGCGTTAGAACAAATTAGGTTAATCGTTAGACGGTCTGAGAAACGTCGAGTATCAAATAAGTTGCTAATTAGGGAATTCTGTTTgaattgtagattcggagcgtgaaggcattcaggctaggaaagggaaaggtgttctaggtggcagtagctcaaaCCCCGTAAAAAAGGAAAGCGAATCCAGGAAAGTAACTTTGCCTACTTATATAAATGGTTTATAGAGAGAATATTGTTGATGTCGTGATAGAGTAATGATCCTTATAACACTTATGATAACATGTTGATTGATTCTTGAACCCTGATATTGATTCTTGTACCATACCAGTTATTGATCCCTTGAAACACCCTGATATTGTTCTTGTAATGacttgatatgattattgttcaaacccttATAGTAACTCTGTTGATTTATATCCTGATTACCTATTGATACCTTTGGATACCTTGAATTCTCGTGAACCTTATGAGAACCTTTATGAACTCCCTTGCGTATTTTTTTGATCAACCCTTATCCTTCCTTTGTATACCTTATTCTGTAGTGATTTCTAGAACTATTCTGAATCCCTAACTTACGTACTTGATTTATCGTTTGATCTCGGCCATAGTATTCATCTTTGATTACTTTTGATTCATTCAATTgctttgaattcttgaaattgaacttaagaatgattttttgACTTGAAggagtctgaatgatttcacattcttggtaatgataaaatgaaccTAGTCAAACCTTtattttccaacacaaggttttctaaatgaattcttgatggattggattgagacgtaagagactagtgggactagtccaggcatataagagactagcggggctagtctaATTAAAGGCtaaaattatgccataggtaccttaacgaccagatggaggtcggtacgggctgatcacccgtattatttaTTATAGTTtaagtagtccaatcaagggttccctattACTTTATAAAGAGTAATTGAATACATTTCCTTAGCAATTGCTTActtgaaaatgaaatgatttaaaatGAATTGAGATGAGTTGATTGTGTTATTGTTTAGCATACAGCTTTGAGAACCATGATTCTTATCTCTAATATTGTtgtcaatcatataattgatttcCAGAGTTGAGTAGATTCTTGTTTTCCACTTAGAAGATCCATTGAGATCCTGCTATTGATTTgcgatgaatgtcggctttcaccctatcttgagccttgattCCCGAAAGCTCAAATCTTTCTTCATACCCCTTTCATAGCCAGAAATAGAAATCTGCCACATAGAtatttaaagtagaatgcctcaagagttattttgatattattattgctgcatcatagaactgtcatatagttacttgctgagcttttttTATGCTAATATAttttgctttgttctaaccatggcagttaagcgaggagatggccaggcttaggcgcattGCTCATAAGAGCATACCTGGTGGCCCCTATCGTGTCGTAGGCTTCTAGATGCCAGAgtaggtagtacaggttatgtgAGCAAGTGCTTTAGTTAGaaggttgtaaagatacaatgggttatctgtcggttccaagtcggaatcgattgtgtaaattaaatattattttgggttgtaatatattaTATGGtgggtagttgtaatcttgtctcaaacttaatcatGTTTAGATCCTCTTAATAGTTAAACGGGGTTTAtgttttattattattagtttaatggtgtgtgggtcctcatttcctaaccccgataTTGAGGGCGTCACATCTTCCATCCCATATTTTACATTTTATTCGCGACCTAGACATATACGGATATTATGCTTGGGGTGTTGCAGTTCTTGCATATTTGTATAGGGAGTTatgcaagaaaagaaaaaaggATGTTGATGAGGTAGCTGGTTGTCTGCTATTATTGCAGTTATGGGCATGGGAGAGATTGCCCACTCTTGCTCCTATTAACACATCTGTTCCTTTATTTGATGCTCGTTTCTGGGAGGGTCAGCTTGCAGCTCCACGTGGACTTAGGTACTTTGCATTTATTATTTTGTTTGGGTTCATTAATCTCCAAATTGGGTTTTAGAAGCGTTTAAAAGAACTTGATATGATATGGAACGGGTTAGGGTTTAGGGTTCGTGGTTTAGGGCCTAAACCCTAAACCATGgagcctaaaccctaattttgtcTAGGATTTTGGGCCGttaggccctaaaccctaggaACTAGACTTTATTTTTATGTAAGATTAGAATttatcattttttaatttttttaggtTCATTAATCCCGAAATTGGGGTTTAGAAGCGTTTAAAATAATTTGATGTGATacgaagatggttagagtttagGGTTAGACTTTATTTTCATGTAAGATTAGACTTTAATACTTCttaatattttagggttcatTAATCCCCAAATTGGGGATTAGAAGCGTTTAAAATAACTTGATATGATACGGAACAGGTTAGGGTTTAGGGTTCGTGGTTTAGGGCCTTTAGGCCCTAAACCATGGAGCCTAAACCCTAAGTTTGTCTAGGGTTTAGGGCTAGGAACCAGATTTTATTTTCATGTAAGATTAGAATTAAACACTTTTTAATTTTTTAGGATTCATTAATCCCCAAATTGGGTTTTAGAACcgtttaaatttttttaatatgatatggaatttaatttaaatttgaaatCGACTGTTTATTGTAATATGACTATAGGTGGCTTTACGGTCATTCCTACACTAGTACGGGTGGTCGTTCCCTTCCTGTTATTCGGAAGCTATTGGATGGCTTGGACTATCTCGGTTTATATGGCATCCTTTCTCGATGTCATCGATGATCTTCTTGCTTATTGCTTGACTGGTGAGCGTATTTGGCGCTACTGCGGGCCTTTGATATGTATTTTCATAGTCGAGCTTCATTGCCCTGATAGAGTTTCTAGACAGTTTGGGCTCGTGCAGACTATACTTGTTGATGTTGTTTACTCGGAGGCAGAGCATAGTACAAACTTGAGGGGCAATGACAAAATCAGATGGATTCAGAAACATGCAGCTAGTATATCTATTTGGGTGCATCGTTTAGATCATATATTTATTGGAGATGCGATTGTTGCTGGGAGTGCAGTGCCTGAGTACCATCCTTGGTATTTAGAGAGGAATGTTAGATTCATATCTCGTGTTGGTGCATTTAATCATCGTATTGTAagttttcttatttttaaatcaatttattGTGTAGGTTATTTTGCTTTAGTAGTTTTATTATAAATGCTTTAGTAGTTGCTTTATTTGATACATGAATCTTGTAACATGTGTATCTTttcattatttattttttcaGGATCTTATGTTCAGGCAGATATCTGAGCGGACACAAGATGTTCTTCCTGACGTGTCTCATTTTGCTGACCAGTGTTGTGATTTTCTCAGAGAGTACACATCACATGATTTTGATGAGATGCCTGTGGAGGTTCGTCGAGCTAGGAACTTGGAGGAGAGGCAGCAACCGGCCCGTTGAGGTAGATGCGGCGGTGCACGAGCTGCTGCTGGTAGACGAGCTAGAGTTCCAGTTGACGATGATCCTGTTGCTACAGACCTTGGAGATGATCATCTTCCATTATATTCTGATTCTCATGATGTGCCCGAGTCATCTACTCAAGCTCATACTGATCCTATGGCTACAGATCTTGGGGATGATTTGGATCCTCCTATACGTAATTCTGTTGCTGATACTGTTTCTGTTCATATGTCGAGATCATCTAGTCACTTCTAGTACGATCATCAGATTCTGGATATGTATGGATATATTCCCCCTTTTGATCTTGGCTTGACTCCTACTCCCGAGCCTCGTACCGAGCAACCTCGTACTGAGGACCCTTCCACTGAACAACCTCCTCCTCTACATCATTCTCACAGGCCTATTGAGCGGCGAGCTATGGATCTTTCTATTCCATCATTCAGTCTGCATATTACACCTACACCTCCTACTGATCCTGATGCCGGTACGGATGTCACTTCTTCACAAAGTACACATGATCACAGTTCCCAGGACCATAGTTCACAGGACCGTCCCGGGAAATATGGACATGTCTACACTTCTCAGGGTAAATGACATTCAAAGAGAACTTGTAATCCTCCAAACTGTGGAACAGATGGGCAGAAGTGCGTGAAGAAATGAGGGTAAGCATAACTTTAAGTTTtcaagtgtgtgtgtgtgtgtgtgtttaattGTGTATGGTTAGTATGCATCTTAATTATAACTTTAAGTGTTTAAGTGTGTGTGACTACTCAAATGTAATTCCTAATTCATactgtatttttataaaatttatttttaatgcAGGTGATGGAGTGGATTATAAGCACTATGCAGAAATTGGAAAATGCAGATGATGGAGTCATTTCTTCTTAGTTTctctatttttaggaatttactTTTGAAATCTTAAGTTTGTAGAATAAAAGACTTGGAGATATTGTGTTATTTATTTGGTTTaaaatttattattcatttttgtGGTTGTATTGTATTTTGTTGTATTATATTTTGTTGgttatattcttatttgttgGTTTTATCAAATTTATGCTATTTGGGGATGATTTACATTTTAAGAATTTTATTCTTTTACAAAACAGGGGATAACAGAGTCAATGAAATGAGTAGGTGAAGACAAATGAAGCAAAATGGTATATTAAATAGCGTTTTAACAAAAACTCCATATTGACTTCCGTTTTAcatgtttaaaaaaaataaataaaactaaacGGTATATCGTCTTCCATTTTATAGGttttcaaaaaataaataaatctaaacGGTAACTCATCTTCC
This genomic interval from Apium graveolens cultivar Ventura chromosome 8, ASM990537v1, whole genome shotgun sequence contains the following:
- the LOC141680066 gene encoding serine/threonine-protein phosphatase 7 long form homolog, which codes for MELQSTGFYGVARVASIQIDCSLISALIERWQPETHTFHLPMGDVTITLQDVGILLGFHVDGDTVISDVTPGADMSWHSYVAELFGKDPDPKKDMNGTRIWLTFISSCAPPHLSQDASADDIRFQVLCYLVHLVGGVLFTDHSEVSSVAIEKSVTELCKKRKKDVDEVAGCLLLLQLWAWERLPTLAPINTSVPLFDARFWEGQLAAPRGLRWLYGHSYTSTGGRSLPVIRKLLDGLDYLVELHCPDRVSRQFGLVQTILVDVVYSEAEHSTNLRGNDKIRWIQKHAASISIWVHRLDHIFIGDAIVAGSAVPEYHPWYLERNVRFISRVGAFNHRIDLMFRQISERTQDVLPDVSHFADQCCDFLRECGGARAAAGRRARVPVDDDPVATDLGDDHLPLYSDSHDVPESSTQAHTDPMATDLGDDLDPPIRNSVADTVSVHMSRSSSHF